The following nucleotide sequence is from Pungitius pungitius chromosome 6, fPunPun2.1, whole genome shotgun sequence.
TTGGCGAACTCCCTGAAATGAACAGAAATCTCATTATTGAATAATGTGTTGTATTTCGATTATTTTTTATCGAAACTCATATAGTCATGAATATGTCGTGATACATTTCCGAGCTCACCTCATCTTGACTTTGGCCTCCTCAAAGCTGTTTGACACAAAGTACACATCCTGAAAGGTTGTGATGATGCACTCTTGTTTGGATGTAACTTTGGGGTCAAAGGGCATTATCCTCGCGTTGCCAGATAGTGCATGCTGTAACAGAGAAACATAATTGAGATCATTGTATGTCAACACTAGCACACATTTGGGTCACTTGATTGATCTCAAATCACTTTGTATTTAGCTTTTTCAGATGAACTTCTGTatatgaagaagagaaaaatgtattttttttttaatgtatctgTAATGATGAAATTGAATTAAGGATCTAAATGTTCAAATACAGGAACATTTAATAGGTTTGGCCGGTTAGAAGGATGGAAAATAAGTAACATGCAGCTGGTACTTTTACGTacaattatacattttattacaaTTAGGAAAACGTCACAAAATGCCACAATGGGCTCCAAATGCTGTACCTTCAGCTCACTGATAGAGGACAGCAGTCCTGCTCCATAGGCTCGCAGCTGCCCTTCTTGCTTGCAAAGGCCGAACTCCACCGTGAAGAAATAGCACTGTAACATAAACACCAACAATTACGAAAAACGTTCTAGATTGAAAAGAATGAAATTGAATTTGATTTTGATCCGCGTGACTCACCGTGGCAAGTTTCTGAACCGAGTCGTCCGACGCCCCGAGCGAAGCGAGACCAATCTCCTGTGAAAACTGGGCGAAGCTGGGCTCTGCCAGCAGCGGGACGTGACCCAGCAGCTCGTGGCACGTGTCCCTTCATGATGAAAGATGAACCAACATTAGAACCCACGGCTTCATGTGAATGAACATGTTTTCCTTGGCTGCGTGTGACTCACGGCTCTGGGGTGTACAAGGGGTCAGAGCTGTGTCGCACATACTGAGTACAGTGGAAAACCCGGAAGGCCAAACCAGCGAGGAAGTCCCGGGGGGACAGATAGCCTGCCACCGGCCTGATGGTGAACCCGGTCCGTTCTGAGGAGACAAGGCATTTGAAAGGCAGACGAGTGAATGGCTGCTTTCACAAATCGGACGAGATTTTTTCGTTGCTGTATTGTTTATTCATGCAAATTACATAGCAAATATCCAAAAAACGTACCCTTGAGGAAGCGTGACACGTCTTCCAGCTGTGGGATGTTGTCCTCCCGAAATTCACAGTATTTGGACAACAGCGGCAGGTTCTTCAAGTACTCGCGGCAGGCGTGGGTGGGGTACAACTTGTTGAGCTCCCTGTACACGACTCCCCAAGTCTTCAATTCTTCCTCTGTGAACACAATACGAGGAATGGGATCCCcgctgcagcaggagagaatAATTACATCGAGTATCAAGGAGAAACGGCCCGTTCAAATGTCCAGCGAGAACTCACTGCTTGTAGGCCATGGCGAGATCAGCAAAGTACTTTCGCCTTTTGCGGTAGACGTTGTCCTTGAAACCCTGGCGGGAGAGAAATATATATGCATGAAGCATGTATtgctttgtattttattttatttttacatctacAGGTTATCTTACTGTGCCGACATACCGGGTGATCGGCATCCAACTCACTGCCGTACATCAGGACACGGTTGGCACACTTGTCCAAGTCTGAAATCTTCTTTGGGAACCAGGGTACATTATACATTTCTGAGGAAAGAGAGGAATACATGAGTTGTTTGCTGACAACGCGATATATTTCTAAGGACCTGAAGGATTTCATTTACCTTCCTCATCTAGACATGAGTTATCTGGAGGCTCCATGTCCACCACGTTCACATGCTTTCTAAGCAGCTGGATTATTTCATTCAGTTGTTCGTGGTTGCTGTCGCAGTCCACGAAAATTTCAAACTCAGAGTTGCGTCGTTTGGATTTTCTGGACTCTATGTGAACGAGGTTGACATGGTTTTCCTGCCCGGAGACATGAAGATTCAAAAGTTAACAGGTTACTGGAAGACATTTATCGTATTGTATATGAAGAAGTGTGTTAACATGTGGTTGTATACTTTAGGGACTGTTTAGGAAAATGTATCAGAACCATACCTGGAAGAGTTTGAGCGCCTTCACTAGTCCTCCCACTTCATTCTTGAGGGAAAAGATAATTGTCGCTCGCCCTTTCTCtgatgtattctttttttcagtgttttcttcAATTTTTGTAAAGGTTGATTTGTTTATCTGAAAACCGACATGAAACACTAATTTTCATGTGTAACTGCAAGGAAGCATTTTCATTCAACAAAACAACCATGTCTCTTCTCTGGTGGTTATATTCAACTCTCAccatttttttttgaatgaatgcCAATTCCATTTATTAGAGCCTGAACGTAAAGAACTAATTGCAAACAGATAACTCAGCATTCAGAATGAACTCAGCATTGACAGAATAGTGTGGAAACAGTATGTTTTATGCTGCTTAACTTCAGTAACCCTTCAAGATTGCAGTTAACGTGACTCAGTGACGCACTCGGGGCAGGTAATGACTTGAATGCACAGCTCCTAATCACTTAAGAGCATCTTTAGCCATCCAAAAGAACATCTTATACTAAACATGTAACACCTTCGAACACGACTAAGTAGGGTCCGAGACACCGAGAACTGCTGCAGGATCTTTTTTTGTCACCCTAAAAAATGTGGGTTCGTTGCTTTACATCCGCACGGAGGAAAGCAGCTGACAGTGATGCATTAGTTACATAAAGACAGGGCTGAGATTAGTGTCCTCGATGGGGGCCAACCCCCCCGTGGTGCGTTTCAGCACCCTGAACAGCGCCATCACGCTGACGCACGGCTGTGCGCGCGGCACATGCGGAAAATTCCAGTAATCCTGAATGAGGTCTCAGAAGCAGGACTTTAACACGCCACCGGAACAGAGAAGCTAATCTCTCTTGATTGGATACAACGTTTTCTGGTTTAGTCTCGAGACGCACCTGAATCAGTTGTAttccccacaaacacactttggaAATAGTCCATAATAATCCTAGGGAATGATTTGTTGAATTAATTCAGCTGCCTACCATATTCCGCCCCTCCAGCAAGGAGTAGACAGCGTAGTAGATCACTTTTCGGTTGACTCTTGTCGGTAGCATCCCTGAAAGCATTCGCACGGAGAGTGGATCAACACGCTCCGCAGGGTCAACTCCTCGCGTCTCGGTTTAACGAAGATGAACACGCCTGTGTCTCAAAGAATCGCCTTACTGCAATCTCATTTAGACAAAGGGGAAGCCGATCAGCTCTCCGCGTCGAGAGCCCAGCGGACTTTAGGAAACGTTTAATCACCGCGGCGCGTCGATTTTCAGGCCGCCAAGTGCGATGGTTTTTACGCACGAGAGTTCCTCCTGAAATAGTTATTCCTTGACATCGGATTTCTGAATTGATTGATTTGTGAACTTAAATAATTCACGTCAAAGTTGATTTGAAACTTCTGAATTGTCACCTGGTTACAGCTGATTCATTGCAAACATCTTTCTTCGCTGTGAAATGCAGAAAGAGCGCAATTTCCCGCGTGCGCAAATAGAGACACCGCAGCGTGCAGGTTGATCGGTTTATCTTCAATCTCTGCTGTCTTTTCCTGTGGAAGACAGTCAATGTTGTACGGACTGAGGAATAACGAGTCTCTTCGCTATATTGTGAACTTCGGGAGGTATGTCTCTTTAACTCTTTATCTCTATGACGCAAATTAAACTTCAACAAAACGGCTTACGTTAATCTGCACTGACTACAAAGTGAAGGCTTATTTATTGAGACAAACCGGGTCGATCGTCTTATCGCATCACATGCAGAGTAACATCCCCATCTTCCTGGTTATAGAGACATAGAAGTTCGTCTTACCTCATTGTTCAGCAGTTTTTCTTCATAGCCAATGTTCATGGAGTCAAAAGATCTTCCCCGACGTGGTCCTTCGTTTTTGTTTGAGTACATGTTAAAGAGCAGCTAGATTACCTGCCTTTTTAAGTAGTTCTTAGTGATCTAGAGAATCCCTGCTGTGCACAGTGGGCTGTCTACCCCGAGAAGCAGCGCGCTTTGCTATTTATCCACGAGGAGTAAGAGGAGGGGGGAATAATCTCACTGTGAGCagcaaatggaaaaagagagGCACGGACCACGTCATTGGGGAGAAGGaccacctttttttatttcaagtaAATGCCCAAAATTCAATGAGATTTcactgaatgaaataaataccaCATTGAAAAGCTTCTTTGAGAAAAGCATTATATTTTGTTATGTTCGAGGTACCTGCAAGCTTTTAACAAATCCAATCCAATATGGAGAAATGTACCATAGTGACATTGAACACATGTTCTCCTCATTTTGACACAAGCGGTTAATTCTCCCTGTTTGCTGACACCCTGAGACTAAGAAGAGGTCAAGGTTTAAGAGGATTCAAGCGGAGCCCACCTGCCACCTGCTCCATATACAGTGATCCAAACGTCCACCTCAAAATCATCTGCTCTGTATAATCTCCTCTGGGTTCTTGTGCACATGCAAATAACCTGCACCTCCAACACCTTGAGCCTTACAAACAACCAGCGGAATAAGCTTGAGCGGTATATGCAAGCAGAATAAAGACGAGGGAGCACTGAACTTAAAGAGGCCTCATTACTTTAGATAATACCACTGTTCTCTGTAAGCTCCAGTAACCTCTCAAGTAGGACAGGTGAGATGTCTTTGTCCGTCAGCCACTACCTTTAGATCCACTCAGTGGGACTCAGCTGATACGTGCTGTTTGTCTCAGAGGGGTCCTGGCCCCTGTCACTCGTGACATGCTGGCTTTGCACTAAAAGGAGGCAATGAAGGGAAATCCCTCCTCTCTGAAACTGAATCCAGGTCTGCTCGCAGAATTTGTGTTACAGACCAAGCTTTTCCTACCCAGAATGCTTCAGAATAGTGAAGcgttttacatttattatctGTCCATGCGGTCTGTTTTGGTGGTCAGACCAGTCCATCGCAAACACAGAGTCACAGGAGATTTGATTTTATCTTTAATTCAACATTTATATCTCCTCTGAGCCACATAAGGTAGCTTTAATGTTTGTATTGTAGCCAACGTACCGTCTAATATGAAAGGAAAGGATACAGTTTGTTTAACTGGtaagaggaaatgaaaggatCCTGTTTAGTCCACGTGAATGCATTACAAatactgtttttaaaaagtgtttttaatatCATATTAATAAAGGGGGTACGAATTTACATTGTGCAATGCAGAATCTGTAGTAAAAAATGGTGAATCTCACAATTGATAGAAAAGGCCTATATTGTGATATTTAGTTGCTCTGTTGTGAAAAGTGGAAAGAAGTTTGAAACAACTGTAGAgagcatttaaacaaacaacagtCGCACGGTAACTACATGTACCATCATGCATTGCTTGTTAAGCTTTAACATGAGTGAACATGTCTCCAGCAATATGCAAACAAACTATACAATGCTTGAGCTACGAAACACTACGGATTAATAATTCATCATTTGAAAGGTTGGCTGAACTATTTAATGCCTCCATTTTACCTCGGCTTAGAATAAAGCATTTAGCAAAAACAACCAGAGCTAACCAAATATCTTCATAGGCCGACCTACAGGAAGAGTCAGCAGTCCATCGCATCGTAGAGATTATTAAGGGTAACATTTTAGTCCAGTAAAGCTGGTTTTAACTTCTCAAATGTAGGGAATTTTCCCCTTTTCTATttgttaaataatgttttacctTACTTATACTTTATAGACATAATTTTGTGAACAGATGAAATGACAATGCAAGTAATTCTCAATTGCAGCCCTATGATAAACCTTCACATTTTACATAATTATTATCATTCAAAACATAAACTTAAAATCTTACAAAACAGTGGAAATGCATATTAAGAGGCTTCACAATTACATCAAATCTAACAAACAAATCTAAGAAGATCTGCTTATTCTGGGGCATCACATTTTATGTCATATTTTAATTCACACAAATATTCTTTGTAGTTCTGCTGTTGTCCATTTACACCAAACTACTCTCAAAAGAAgcctaaaacaaatacaaaaatcagCGGGGACCTTATACACATGTTCATCCTGTTCCTCATACTCGTGATTCCTTGAATGGTTACTGGCTTATTTACCAAGAGGTAAATAAAAGGCCGGAGAAAAGACAAAGCCGACTTAATGATAAAGCCATGGTGTTGATTCAGTAAGGAATGGTTCCTTTCACTGAGCTTAAGCAACAGCAAGTACATccatatacaggtgaaactcgaaaaatttgaatatcgtgcaaaagttaatttatttcagtaattcaacttaaccgtccaccaggacattttagagcacttcatgcttccttcagcagacaagctttaaggagatgctgacttcattttccagctggacttggcacctgcccacactgccaaaaCATTTCTGAGAATTTGAATTttgggttttcataagctgtatgccattaTCATcgaaaattatatcaaataaaggcttgaaatatcttactttgcttgtaatgagtatataatatattagtttcgcattttaagttgaattactgagataaatgagcttttgcacgatattctaattttttgagtttcacctgtacatttataaatacattttcacagacAGCTCTTTTATGCTGCACATGCTCTGGCCACGTCTTTGATCTGCTGGTGTCTTGACAGCTCCTGGATCCGATCTGCTTCATTTAATGTCGGAGTCAGAGGAACACAGGTTCTCAAATCATGCATTATGTCTATTAACCCATGTTAATGACTGATgatcttttttatttaacacatgtgtgtttaaaacgtttttattgaTAATGGGATCAAAGattgacttttttatttattctctttaaTCAAGAGAATAAATAACCTTCAGGCA
It contains:
- the tph1a gene encoding tryptophan 5-hydroxylase 1a isoform X2; its protein translation is MLSGMLPTRVNRKVIYYAVYSLLEGRNMINKSTFTKIEENTEKKNTSEKGRATIIFSLKNEVGGLVKALKLFQENHVNLVHIESRKSKRRNSEFEIFVDCDSNHEQLNEIIQLLRKHVNVVDMEPPDNSCLDEEEMYNVPWFPKKISDLDKCANRVLMYGSELDADHPGFKDNVYRKRRKYFADLAMAYKHGDPIPRIVFTEEELKTWGVVYRELNKLYPTHACREYLKNLPLLSKYCEFREDNIPQLEDVSRFLKERTGFTIRPVAGYLSPRDFLAGLAFRVFHCTQYVRHSSDPLYTPEPDTCHELLGHVPLLAEPSFAQFSQEIGLASLGASDDSVQKLATCYFFTVEFGLCKQEGQLRAYGAGLLSSISELKHALSGNARIMPFDPKVTSKQECIITTFQDVYFVSNSFEEAKVKMREFAKTIKRPFTVRYNPYTQSVDVLKDTPSINSVVEELRHELDIVGDALSRLNKQLGI
- the tph1a gene encoding tryptophan 5-hydroxylase 1a isoform X1 — protein: MYSNKNEGPRRGRSFDSMNIGYEEKLLNNEINKSTFTKIEENTEKKNTSEKGRATIIFSLKNEVGGLVKALKLFQENHVNLVHIESRKSKRRNSEFEIFVDCDSNHEQLNEIIQLLRKHVNVVDMEPPDNSCLDEEEMYNVPWFPKKISDLDKCANRVLMYGSELDADHPGFKDNVYRKRRKYFADLAMAYKHGDPIPRIVFTEEELKTWGVVYRELNKLYPTHACREYLKNLPLLSKYCEFREDNIPQLEDVSRFLKERTGFTIRPVAGYLSPRDFLAGLAFRVFHCTQYVRHSSDPLYTPEPDTCHELLGHVPLLAEPSFAQFSQEIGLASLGASDDSVQKLATCYFFTVEFGLCKQEGQLRAYGAGLLSSISELKHALSGNARIMPFDPKVTSKQECIITTFQDVYFVSNSFEEAKVKMREFAKTIKRPFTVRYNPYTQSVDVLKDTPSINSVVEELRHELDIVGDALSRLNKQLGI